One Mesorhizobium sp. J428 DNA segment encodes these proteins:
- a CDS encoding ParB/RepB/Spo0J family partition protein, which produces MSEDTSRNRLGRGLAALIGDIDRPAPTQAPVPTADRTVPVEFISPNPRNPRRTFADAELEDLSASLKQHGIVQPVVVRPSKAAPGRYEIIAGERRWRAAQRAGLTNIPVIIRDVDDRMALELAIVENVQRADLNPVEEALGYQQLIDEHEYVQSDLAQIIGKSRSHVANTLRLLKLPQNIRDMLVDGSLSAGHARTLVTAEDPTTLAQKIIRDGLSVRQAEALAQKGADKPASASTKHVPDEKDADTRALEQLLSNVIGLNVTVNHREKGGEVRISYKTLEQLDDLCRRLQR; this is translated from the coding sequence ATGAGTGAAGATACCTCGCGGAACCGCCTCGGACGCGGCCTCGCGGCCTTGATCGGCGACATCGACCGGCCCGCGCCGACCCAGGCGCCTGTCCCGACCGCCGACCGCACTGTTCCGGTCGAGTTCATCTCGCCCAATCCGCGCAATCCGCGCCGGACCTTCGCGGATGCGGAGCTCGAGGATCTTTCCGCTTCGCTCAAGCAGCATGGAATCGTGCAGCCCGTCGTCGTGCGGCCATCGAAGGCGGCGCCGGGCCGCTATGAGATCATTGCCGGCGAGCGGCGCTGGCGGGCGGCCCAGCGCGCCGGCCTGACGAACATCCCGGTCATCATCCGCGACGTCGACGACCGCATGGCGCTGGAACTCGCCATCGTCGAGAACGTGCAGCGCGCCGACCTTAACCCGGTCGAGGAGGCGCTGGGCTATCAGCAGCTCATCGACGAGCATGAATACGTCCAGTCCGATCTGGCGCAGATCATCGGCAAGAGCCGCAGCCATGTCGCAAACACGCTGCGCCTGCTCAAGCTGCCGCAGAACATTCGCGACATGCTGGTCGACGGCTCGCTGTCCGCCGGCCATGCGCGCACGCTGGTGACGGCGGAGGACCCCACCACGCTGGCGCAGAAGATCATCCGGGATGGGCTTTCCGTTCGCCAGGCAGAAGCCTTGGCGCAGAAAGGGGCCGACAAGCCGGCATCTGCGTCGACGAAGCATGTTCCGGACGAGAAGGACGCGGACACGCGCGCGCTCGAACAGCTGCTGTCGAACGTGATCGGGCTCAACGTCACGGTCAATCACCGCGAGAAGGGCGGCGAAGTCCGGATCTCCTACAAGACGCTGGAACAGCTCGACGATCTCTGCCGCCGGCTGCAGCGCTGA
- a CDS encoding helix-turn-helix transcriptional regulator: MTINAEKLDANAREAAGLLTAMANENRLRILCRLLEGEVSVNELAEQVGMNQSALSQQLGKLRALRLVDTRRDARQIYYRLASPEVSKVLETLYGIYCEPDAR, encoded by the coding sequence ATGACGATAAACGCCGAGAAACTGGATGCGAACGCGCGCGAGGCCGCCGGCCTGCTCACGGCGATGGCGAACGAGAACCGGCTGCGCATTCTGTGCCGACTGCTGGAAGGCGAGGTGAGCGTGAACGAGCTCGCCGAGCAGGTGGGAATGAACCAGTCGGCGCTGTCGCAGCAGCTCGGCAAGCTGCGTGCATTGAGGCTGGTCGACACACGCCGTGATGCAAGGCAGATCTATTACCGCCTCGCTTCGCCGGAGGTGAGCAAGGTCCTCGAAACGCTATACGGCATCTATTGCGAACCGGACGCACGGTAG
- a CDS encoding ParA family protein, whose protein sequence is MRIITVANQKGGVGKTTTAINLATALAAIGERVLLVDLDPQGNASTGLGIDRRDRSVSSYDVLTGEASVDEAAMQTAVPGLWIVPSTLDLLGIEMEIAASADRVLKLRNALRRHAAESARFTYVLIDCPPSLNLLTLNSMAAADSVLVPLQCEFFALEGLSQLLATVEQVRGSINPALSIQGIVLTMYDGRNNLANQVVADVRAHMGEKVYETVIPRNVRVSEAPSYGKPAILYDLKCTGSQAYLQLASEVIRRERRLRAA, encoded by the coding sequence ATGCGCATAATCACGGTAGCAAACCAGAAGGGCGGCGTCGGCAAGACGACGACGGCAATCAATCTCGCGACCGCACTCGCTGCGATCGGCGAGCGCGTGCTGCTGGTTGATCTCGATCCGCAAGGCAATGCCAGCACCGGCCTCGGCATCGACCGGCGCGACCGCAGCGTCTCGTCCTATGACGTGCTGACCGGCGAGGCCTCCGTCGACGAGGCGGCGATGCAGACCGCGGTTCCCGGACTGTGGATCGTTCCCTCGACGCTCGACCTGCTCGGCATCGAGATGGAGATCGCGGCCTCGGCCGATCGCGTCCTCAAGCTCCGCAATGCGCTGCGCCGGCACGCGGCGGAAAGCGCCCGCTTCACCTATGTGCTGATCGACTGCCCGCCGTCGCTCAACCTGTTGACGCTGAACTCGATGGCCGCTGCCGACTCGGTGCTGGTGCCGCTCCAGTGCGAGTTCTTTGCGCTCGAAGGCCTGAGCCAGCTGCTCGCCACCGTCGAACAGGTGCGCGGGTCGATCAACCCGGCGCTGTCGATCCAGGGCATCGTTCTGACGATGTACGACGGCCGAAACAACCTTGCGAATCAAGTGGTTGCCGACGTTCGCGCCCATATGGGCGAGAAGGTCTACGAGACGGTGATCCCGCGGAACGTGCGGGTTTCCGAAGCGCCTTCCTACGGCAAGCCGGCGATCCTCTACGATCTCAAATGCACCGGCAGCCAGGCCTATCTCCAGCTCGCCTCGGAGGTCATCCGGCGCGAGCGGCGGCTCAGGGCTGCGTGA
- a CDS encoding Lrp/AsnC family transcriptional regulator encodes MTEIDEFDLKILTLLQSSSDLSQRELAERVGLSQNACWRRLQRLTSEGLIKGTQTRVDLAAIGLDLTVFVMVRTRHHSKEWLEAFRRHVERIPEVVDFYRIGGDWDYLIKVVTRGIGGYDDFYQKLVDGQDLATVTGFFAMETIIDNRPINLGKVRAAGASRGKSSRRV; translated from the coding sequence ATGACTGAAATCGATGAGTTTGATCTGAAGATCCTCACTCTTCTTCAGTCGTCATCCGATCTGTCCCAGCGCGAGCTCGCCGAGCGTGTCGGCCTGTCGCAGAATGCCTGCTGGCGACGGCTGCAGCGATTGACGTCGGAGGGGCTGATCAAGGGCACGCAGACGCGGGTCGACCTCGCGGCAATCGGCCTGGACCTCACCGTATTCGTGATGGTGCGCACCCGGCATCACTCGAAGGAATGGCTCGAAGCGTTCCGCCGTCATGTCGAGCGAATTCCCGAAGTCGTCGACTTCTACCGCATCGGCGGCGATTGGGACTATCTCATCAAGGTCGTCACGCGCGGCATAGGCGGATATGACGACTTCTACCAGAAGCTGGTCGACGGCCAGGATCTCGCCACGGTGACCGGCTTCTTCGCGATGGAGACGATCATCGACAACCGGCCCATCAACCTGGGCAAGGTGCGCGCCGCCGGCGCGTCGCGAGGGAAGTCCTCGCGACGCGTCTAG
- a CDS encoding DUF2892 domain-containing protein, whose amino-acid sequence MSLDRTVLAFAGVMVLLSVVLTVWVSPLFVWFTVFIGLNLLQSAFTGLCPAAFVFRKLGIKPGCAF is encoded by the coding sequence ATGAGCCTCGACAGGACTGTTCTCGCATTCGCCGGCGTCATGGTGCTGCTCTCCGTCGTGTTGACGGTTTGGGTGTCGCCGCTCTTCGTCTGGTTCACCGTCTTCATCGGCCTGAACCTGCTCCAGTCGGCCTTCACCGGCCTCTGTCCGGCCGCCTTCGTGTTCAGAAAGCTCGGCATCAAGCCGGGCTGCGCCTTCTGA
- the holA gene encoding DNA polymerase III subunit delta: MSQKKAHEVEGWIARPDPSVRVVLIYGPDRGLVSERASAFAKKTGLPLDDAFSVIRYDASDLEQDPGRLIDEARMVSMFGGERLIWIRNAGAHKGFSDALKDLLEKPSRDAITLIEAGDLKKAAPLRDMVERADAGMALPCYVDEERAIDAVIDAELARAGKTIAGDARQALRRRLGGDRLATRGEIEKLILYCGEKPVIDIEDVAASSGDVSASSVDQAIDAALAGALPELDLALRRSQESGTHAQAILGAAMRQFQSLEVLRRNVDIGGAQPSAAVAGARPPIFFSRRKLVETALGTWSGASIARALTRLQDSILATRHRPELAGAIVRETMMAIAVESIRSRRRGR, from the coding sequence ATGTCGCAGAAAAAGGCACACGAGGTCGAAGGCTGGATCGCGCGTCCGGATCCGTCGGTCCGCGTCGTGCTGATCTATGGGCCAGACCGCGGGCTCGTCTCGGAACGCGCCTCGGCCTTCGCGAAGAAGACCGGCCTGCCGCTCGACGACGCCTTTTCCGTGATCCGCTACGATGCCTCGGACCTCGAGCAGGATCCCGGCCGCCTGATCGACGAGGCGCGGATGGTGTCGATGTTCGGCGGAGAGCGGCTGATCTGGATACGTAACGCCGGCGCGCACAAAGGCTTTTCCGATGCGCTGAAGGACCTGCTGGAAAAGCCGTCCCGCGACGCGATCACGCTGATCGAGGCCGGAGACCTGAAGAAGGCCGCGCCGCTGCGCGACATGGTCGAACGGGCGGACGCGGGCATGGCGCTGCCCTGCTATGTCGACGAAGAGCGCGCGATCGACGCTGTCATCGACGCCGAACTGGCGCGCGCCGGCAAGACGATCGCCGGCGATGCGCGCCAGGCTCTGCGCCGGCGTCTCGGCGGCGACCGTCTGGCGACCCGGGGCGAGATCGAGAAGCTGATCCTCTATTGCGGCGAGAAGCCGGTGATCGACATCGAGGATGTCGCCGCTTCGTCCGGCGACGTGTCCGCCTCGTCCGTCGACCAGGCGATCGACGCGGCACTTGCCGGCGCGCTGCCGGAGCTGGACCTCGCCCTGCGCCGCTCGCAGGAAAGCGGCACGCATGCGCAGGCGATTCTCGGCGCGGCGATGCGGCAGTTCCAGAGCCTCGAAGTTCTCCGCCGCAATGTCGATATCGGTGGCGCGCAGCCGTCGGCGGCCGTCGCCGGCGCGAGACCGCCGATCTTCTTCTCCCGCCGCAAGCTGGTGGAGACCGCGCTCGGCACATGGAGCGGCGCCTCCATTGCCCGCGCCCTGACGCGGCTGCAGGACAGCATTCTCGCCACGCGCCACCGGCCGGAACTGGCCGGCGCGATCGTGCGCGAGACCATGATGGCCATCGCGGTCGAGAGCATACGCTCTCGCCGTCGTGGCAGATAA
- a CDS encoding efflux RND transporter permease subunit: MSNPNLGDAPSSDGIAGALTRAFIASPLTPLFLIAAFAFGLVALMSLPREEEPQISVPMVDIRVNAEGLRAEDAVKLIAEPLETIVKGIDSVEHVYSQTQDDGVLVTARFLVGTSADAAVLRIHDKVRANLDRIPVGIAEPLIVGRGIDDVAIVSLTLTPKPDAPQDMDANALTRIARELRTELSKVDDVGLTYLVGDASERIRIAPDPSRLALYGVTLQQLAGKVQGANRAFPTGRVRDGGEQVMLVAGETLKTPTEIGNLLLTTRDGRPVYVRDVATVGFVTDQENMLVSTVTRGTDGTVRLPAVTLAIAKRAGSNAVTVAEAVLHRVHELEGSLIPEQVSVEITRDYGETANEKANELLYHLGLATVSIIALVWLAIGRREALVVAVVIPVTILLTLFASWIMGYTLNRVSLFALIFSIGILVDDAIVVIENIARHWGMADGRSRKEAAIAAVAEVGNPTIVATLTVVAALLPMLFVSGMMGPYMSPIPANASAAMIFSFFVAVTVTPWLMLKAAGKAPVAHHDSHSHGGVLGRAYAAVARPILASKATSWTFLLAIGVLTLGSLALFYTKDVTVKLLPFDNKSELSVTIDLPEGSSVEATDAVAQAVARNVLDLDEVRSVQTHAGTAAPFNFNGLVRHSYYRADPNMGDVALNLLPKGERQRSSHEIALDIRQRIKAVPVPEGTSLKVVEPPPGPPVMATLLAEIYGPDAATRRAVAAKVEAAFRSVPYIVDVDNSYGVAARRLRARISPDDLDFFKVSESDVFDTLAILNGGQIVGYSHRGEGRQPTPIRLERPVSERRVTEDFLTTPIPADLLPGDRGVVELGDVVRIEDEKASYPVFRHNGRPAEMVTAELAGDFEAPLYGMLAVQQALDAQDWTGLPRPEISLHGQPQNDRASTLLWDGEWEVTWVTFRDMGAAFMVALLGVYILVVAQFGSFKVPLVILTPIPLTFIGILGGHWLFGAPFSATSMIGFIALAGIIVRNSILLVDFIRHAPREVPFEGEDDLVETQMSIVAPETGMHEAAPGARMRTRGLTEILIEAGAIRFKPILLTALAAMIGAAVILTDPIFQGLAISLLFGLASSTLLTVLVIPAIYRVLRT; the protein is encoded by the coding sequence ATGAGCAACCCCAACCTGGGTGATGCGCCTTCTTCCGACGGCATCGCGGGTGCGCTGACGCGCGCCTTCATCGCCTCGCCGCTCACGCCGCTCTTCCTCATCGCAGCCTTCGCGTTCGGCCTCGTGGCCCTCATGTCGCTGCCCCGCGAGGAAGAGCCGCAGATTTCCGTGCCGATGGTCGACATCCGCGTGAATGCCGAAGGCCTGCGCGCCGAGGACGCCGTCAAGCTCATCGCCGAACCGCTCGAGACGATCGTCAAAGGCATCGACAGCGTCGAACACGTCTATTCGCAGACGCAGGATGACGGCGTTCTGGTCACGGCGCGTTTCCTGGTCGGCACATCGGCTGACGCCGCGGTGCTGCGCATTCACGACAAGGTCCGCGCCAATCTCGACCGTATCCCTGTCGGGATAGCCGAGCCGCTCATCGTTGGCCGCGGCATCGACGACGTGGCGATCGTCTCGCTGACCCTCACGCCGAAGCCCGACGCACCGCAGGACATGGACGCGAATGCGCTTACCCGGATCGCGCGCGAGCTCAGGACCGAGCTTTCCAAGGTCGATGATGTCGGCCTCACCTATCTCGTCGGCGACGCCAGCGAGCGTATCCGCATCGCGCCGGACCCGAGCAGGCTCGCGCTTTACGGCGTGACGCTGCAGCAGCTCGCCGGCAAAGTGCAGGGCGCGAACAGGGCCTTTCCGACGGGTCGCGTCCGTGACGGCGGGGAACAGGTCATGCTCGTCGCCGGCGAGACGCTGAAGACACCCACGGAGATCGGCAATCTGCTGCTCACGACGCGCGACGGCCGGCCGGTCTATGTCCGGGACGTCGCAACCGTCGGCTTCGTCACGGATCAGGAAAACATGCTCGTGTCGACCGTGACACGCGGAACGGACGGCACGGTCCGCCTACCTGCCGTCACGCTCGCCATCGCCAAGCGCGCGGGCTCGAACGCCGTGACCGTCGCCGAGGCGGTCCTCCATCGCGTGCACGAACTCGAAGGCTCGCTGATCCCCGAGCAGGTGTCGGTCGAGATCACTCGCGACTATGGCGAGACGGCCAACGAAAAGGCCAACGAGCTGCTCTATCATCTGGGTCTGGCGACCGTTTCGATCATCGCACTGGTCTGGCTGGCGATCGGCCGCCGCGAGGCGCTCGTCGTCGCCGTCGTCATTCCGGTGACGATCCTGCTCACCCTCTTCGCTTCCTGGATCATGGGCTACACGCTCAACCGCGTCTCGCTGTTCGCGCTGATCTTCTCGATCGGCATCCTCGTGGACGACGCGATCGTCGTCATCGAGAACATCGCGCGGCATTGGGGCATGGCCGATGGCCGCAGCCGCAAGGAGGCTGCGATCGCCGCCGTCGCCGAGGTCGGCAATCCGACCATCGTCGCGACGCTGACCGTGGTTGCCGCACTGCTGCCGATGCTTTTCGTGTCCGGCATGATGGGCCCCTATATGAGCCCGATCCCGGCCAACGCCTCGGCGGCGATGATCTTCTCCTTCTTCGTCGCCGTCACCGTGACGCCCTGGCTGATGCTGAAGGCTGCCGGCAAGGCGCCGGTCGCGCATCACGACAGCCACAGCCATGGCGGCGTTCTTGGCCGCGCCTATGCCGCCGTCGCCCGCCCGATCCTGGCCTCGAAGGCGACGAGCTGGACCTTTCTGCTCGCCATCGGCGTGCTGACGCTCGGCTCCCTGGCGCTGTTCTACACCAAGGACGTGACGGTGAAGCTGCTGCCCTTCGACAACAAGTCGGAGCTGTCGGTGACGATCGACCTGCCGGAAGGCTCGTCCGTCGAAGCGACCGACGCCGTGGCGCAGGCGGTCGCAAGGAACGTCCTGGACCTGGACGAGGTTCGCTCGGTCCAGACCCATGCCGGCACGGCGGCGCCATTCAACTTCAACGGCCTCGTCCGGCACTCCTACTACCGCGCCGACCCGAACATGGGCGATGTCGCCCTGAACCTCCTGCCGAAGGGCGAGCGCCAGCGGTCCAGCCATGAGATCGCGCTCGACATTCGCCAGCGGATCAAGGCCGTCCCCGTTCCCGAAGGCACCAGCCTGAAGGTGGTCGAGCCGCCGCCGGGACCGCCGGTGATGGCGACGCTCCTTGCCGAGATCTACGGTCCCGACGCCGCGACCCGGCGCGCCGTCGCGGCGAAGGTCGAGGCTGCCTTCCGCTCAGTGCCGTATATCGTCGATGTCGACAATTCCTACGGCGTCGCCGCCCGGCGGCTGCGGGCGAGGATTTCCCCTGACGATCTCGACTTCTTCAAGGTGAGCGAGAGCGACGTCTTCGACACGCTGGCGATCCTCAACGGCGGCCAGATCGTCGGCTACTCGCATCGCGGGGAAGGCCGGCAGCCGACGCCGATCCGGCTGGAGCGGCCGGTCAGCGAGCGTCGCGTCACCGAGGATTTCCTCACCACGCCGATCCCGGCCGACCTGCTGCCGGGCGACCGGGGCGTCGTCGAGCTGGGCGACGTGGTGCGGATAGAGGACGAGAAGGCCTCCTATCCGGTCTTCCGGCACAATGGCAGGCCGGCGGAGATGGTGACCGCCGAACTCGCCGGCGACTTCGAGGCGCCGCTCTACGGCATGCTGGCCGTGCAGCAGGCGCTCGACGCGCAGGACTGGACAGGCCTGCCGCGCCCCGAAATCTCCTTGCATGGCCAGCCGCAGAACGACCGGGCCTCGACCCTGCTGTGGGACGGGGAATGGGAAGTCACCTGGGTGACCTTCCGCGACATGGGTGCTGCCTTCATGGTGGCGCTGCTCGGCGTCTACATCCTTGTCGTCGCGCAGTTCGGCTCGTTCAAGGTGCCGCTGGTCATCCTGACGCCGATCCCGCTGACCTTCATCGGCATTCTCGGCGGCCACTGGCTGTTCGGCGCCCCCTTCTCGGCGACTTCTATGATCGGCTTCATCGCACTTGCGGGCATCATCGTGCGCAACTCGATCCTGCTGGTGGATTTCATCCGGCACGCCCCGCGCGAAGTGCCTTTCGAAGGCGAAGACGACCTCGTCGAGACCCAGATGTCGATCGTCGCGCCCGAGACAGGAATGCACGAGGCAGCACCGGGAGCGCGCATGCGCACGCGGGGCTTGACCGAGATCCTGATCGAGGCCGGTGCGATCCGCTTCAAGCCCATCCTGCTCACCGCGCTGGCGGCGATGATCGGCGCTGCGGTGATCCTGACGGATCCGATCTTCCAGGGCCTCGCGATCTCGCTGCTCTTCGGCCTGGCCTCGTCGACCTTGCTGACAGTGCTCGTCATCCCGGCGATCTACCGGGTGCTGCGGACCTGA
- a CDS encoding aminotransferase class V-fold PLP-dependent enzyme, protein MSTHTPAELFEKFRVSLGGPEGIAAQLVGEGATIDGPFGPKPLVYADYVASGRALFPVERFILEDVLPYYANSHTEASYCGGFMTRLRNAARAVVAGSCGADERHAVVFSGSGATSGLNRLINLFGLAARAASGRRPCVILGPYEHHSNILPWRESGAEVIEIGEGPEGGPDVEALRHALRRYAGRPTVCAFSAASNITGIVADVAGITGLVKQAGALMVWDYAGGGPYLPVSMCPGKGVEIDAIVLSPHKFIGGPGASGILIVRRDAVSTGRPTWPGGGTVRFVSPESHDYSESLVAREEAGTPNVIGDIRAALAFIVKETIGMELMAARNSALTSRALAALCNIENLELLGKLDAPRLPIFSFRIRGGDSQYVHQQLVTRLLSDRYGIQARGGCACAGPYALRLLDIEADEWRRLRRDILDGNEMAKPGFTRLNLSVLLPEEKIRYILDSVAELAGDAGRHVARYQADTGRAIFSPLSLVA, encoded by the coding sequence ATGTCGACGCATACCCCGGCAGAACTGTTCGAGAAATTCCGTGTCAGCCTTGGCGGGCCTGAGGGCATCGCTGCACAGCTCGTCGGCGAAGGCGCCACGATCGACGGGCCTTTCGGCCCGAAGCCGCTGGTCTATGCCGACTACGTCGCCTCGGGCCGCGCTTTGTTTCCGGTCGAGCGCTTCATTCTCGAAGACGTGCTGCCCTATTACGCCAACAGCCACACCGAGGCATCGTACTGCGGCGGGTTCATGACCAGGCTGCGCAACGCCGCCCGCGCCGTCGTCGCCGGATCCTGCGGCGCGGATGAACGGCACGCGGTCGTCTTTTCGGGCTCGGGCGCGACATCCGGACTCAATCGCCTCATCAATCTCTTCGGCCTGGCCGCGCGGGCGGCGAGCGGACGACGGCCTTGTGTCATCCTCGGCCCTTACGAGCACCATTCCAACATCCTGCCCTGGCGGGAGAGTGGCGCCGAGGTCATCGAGATCGGCGAAGGGCCAGAGGGTGGCCCGGATGTCGAGGCCCTGCGGCACGCTCTGCGGCGCTATGCCGGCCGGCCGACCGTCTGTGCGTTCTCGGCGGCGTCCAACATCACCGGCATCGTCGCGGACGTCGCCGGCATAACAGGCCTCGTCAAACAGGCCGGCGCGCTGATGGTCTGGGATTATGCCGGCGGTGGCCCCTACCTTCCGGTCTCGATGTGCCCCGGGAAGGGCGTCGAGATCGATGCCATTGTCCTGTCGCCGCACAAGTTCATTGGCGGTCCCGGCGCGTCGGGCATCCTGATCGTCCGGCGCGATGCCGTCTCGACCGGCCGGCCGACATGGCCCGGTGGCGGCACGGTGCGGTTCGTCTCGCCGGAATCGCACGATTACTCCGAAAGTCTGGTGGCGCGCGAGGAAGCCGGCACGCCGAACGTGATCGGCGACATCCGCGCCGCGCTCGCCTTCATCGTCAAGGAGACGATCGGCATGGAGCTGATGGCCGCACGCAATTCCGCGCTCACAAGCCGGGCGCTCGCGGCCTTGTGCAATATCGAGAACCTCGAACTTCTCGGCAAGCTCGACGCACCGCGGCTGCCGATCTTTTCCTTCCGGATCCGCGGCGGCGACAGCCAATACGTCCACCAGCAACTGGTGACGCGGCTGCTCAGCGATCGCTACGGCATCCAGGCACGTGGCGGCTGCGCCTGCGCCGGCCCCTATGCGCTGCGGCTTCTCGACATCGAAGCGGATGAATGGCGGCGATTGCGGCGGGACATCCTCGACGGCAACGAAATGGCGAAGCCCGGCTTCACGCGGCTGAACCTCAGCGTGCTGCTTCCGGAGGAGAAGATCCGCTACATCCTCGACTCGGTGGCCGAACTTGCCGGCGACGCCGGGCGGCATGTGGCGCGTTACCAAGCCGACACGGGCCGCGCCATCTTCAGCCCGCTTTCGCTGGTTGCATAG
- a CDS encoding efflux RND transporter periplasmic adaptor subunit — translation MRAPLALVAVLAATSAFAGTFEVQPVPTTEWKAVYGRIEARDLAAARARIGGTVVEMLVTEGDPVVQGQKIAVIRDDKLAFQVAAVDAQLAALTAQLERAQAELTRGQTLIDKGVVTAQRLDQLRTDVDVARNQIVAAEAQKSVIVQQEAEGTVLAPLDGRVLTTPVTRNGVVMAGEAVATVGGGGFYLRLAVPERHAAGLEQGAEIRVTTEHGEMSGRLAKIYPQIENGRVVADVDAAGLDTAFVDARVLVELPVGRREALLVPASAVSNRFGIDFIRVDTSQGPVERAVVTGGQVERDGAAMVEVVTGLTAGEQVVVP, via the coding sequence ATGCGCGCCCCGCTTGCTCTCGTCGCAGTCCTTGCCGCCACGTCCGCCTTCGCCGGCACTTTCGAAGTGCAGCCCGTTCCGACAACGGAATGGAAAGCCGTCTATGGCCGCATAGAGGCACGGGATCTCGCCGCGGCGCGGGCGCGCATCGGCGGCACCGTGGTCGAAATGCTTGTGACCGAGGGCGACCCGGTGGTTCAGGGCCAGAAGATCGCGGTGATCCGCGACGACAAGCTCGCCTTCCAGGTCGCAGCGGTCGACGCCCAGCTCGCTGCCCTGACTGCCCAGCTCGAGCGCGCCCAGGCCGAACTGACCCGGGGGCAGACCCTGATCGACAAGGGCGTCGTCACCGCCCAGCGTCTCGACCAGTTGAGGACGGATGTCGACGTCGCGCGCAACCAGATTGTGGCGGCTGAGGCGCAGAAGTCCGTCATCGTCCAGCAGGAGGCCGAAGGCACGGTGCTCGCGCCGCTCGACGGGCGGGTGCTGACAACGCCGGTGACGCGCAACGGCGTCGTGATGGCGGGCGAGGCCGTCGCCACGGTGGGCGGCGGCGGCTTCTACCTGCGGCTTGCCGTGCCCGAACGGCATGCCGCCGGTCTCGAACAGGGCGCCGAAATCCGCGTCACCACCGAACATGGCGAGATGTCGGGACGGCTGGCGAAGATCTATCCGCAGATCGAGAACGGCCGCGTGGTCGCCGATGTCGACGCTGCCGGTCTCGACACCGCCTTCGTCGACGCCCGCGTTCTCGTCGAGCTCCCGGTCGGCAGGCGCGAGGCGCTTCTTGTCCCGGCCAGCGCCGTCAGCAACCGCTTCGGCATCGACTTCATCCGTGTCGACACCAGCCAGGGCCCGGTCGAGCGGGCGGTCGTCACGGGCGGGCAGGTCGAAAGGGACGGGGCCGCGATGGTCGAGGTCGTGACCGGCCTCACCGCGGGAGAACAGGTGGTCGTACCATGA
- the rsmG gene encoding 16S rRNA (guanine(527)-N(7))-methyltransferase RsmG: MTEAAYRELCSIAGPVSRETFGDLQAFESEFRRWSSKINLSAPSTLPELWNRHILDSAQLIPLSNGALRWLDLGSGGGFPGAVIAIMMKDRPGARVTLVESNRKKAAFLSTILGRLKAPAEVLAVRIEDAWDKKLEAEIVTARALAPLPALLGLSYPWLSRGARALFHKGRGYKAEIVNSAHDWRIDLVEHRSVIDAESVVLDISNVQAIG; the protein is encoded by the coding sequence ATGACCGAAGCGGCATATCGTGAGTTGTGCAGCATAGCCGGACCCGTTTCACGTGAAACATTCGGCGACCTGCAAGCCTTTGAATCCGAGTTTCGCCGCTGGTCGTCGAAGATAAATCTTTCGGCGCCATCGACGCTTCCGGAGCTGTGGAACCGTCATATCCTCGACAGCGCCCAGCTCATTCCGCTTTCAAACGGCGCTCTGCGCTGGCTCGACCTTGGTTCCGGCGGCGGATTTCCTGGCGCGGTGATAGCGATCATGATGAAGGATCGTCCGGGGGCACGGGTGACGCTTGTCGAGAGCAACAGGAAGAAGGCAGCGTTCCTCAGCACCATCCTGGGCCGCCTGAAGGCGCCTGCCGAGGTTCTCGCGGTAAGGATCGAAGACGCCTGGGACAAGAAACTTGAGGCCGAGATCGTCACGGCACGGGCGCTCGCCCCTTTGCCGGCCTTGCTTGGCCTCAGCTATCCGTGGCTTTCGCGCGGCGCGCGAGCACTTTTCCACAAAGGGCGGGGCTACAAGGCCGAAATCGTTAATTCCGCTCACGATTGGCGCATCGATCTGGTAGAACATCGAAGCGTCATCGACGCGGAGAGTGTCGTTCTCGACATATCCAACGTCCAGGCGATCGGTTGA